From the genome of Oscillatoria sp. FACHB-1407, one region includes:
- the murG gene encoding undecaprenyldiphospho-muramoylpentapeptide beta-N-acetylglucosaminyltransferase: MKLLIAASGTGGHLFPAIATAEQLPDYQIEWLGVPDRLETRLVPSQYPLHTIAVEGFQQRFGLGTLRIFSRLVGSIFEVRQLLKQGQFQGVFTTGGYIAAPAILAARSLGLPAILHESNAFPGKVTRWLSPWCSVVALGFEASAAYLRSARSVCVGTPVRSQFRSLHQASLSDLPIPEGVPLLVVVGGSQGAVAVNQFVRQAAPAWLEEGIWLVHLTGENDPDVKSLSHPHYLALPFYNNMAGLLQRANLVLSRAGAGSLTEIAVTQTPSILIPYPFAADDHQTYNAAVFAAAGAACVYRQADLTATKLQEKVLNLLRSPEKLQTMTEAAGKLAIPDSAERLATLVRQTIT; encoded by the coding sequence ATGAAATTACTGATTGCAGCGAGTGGCACAGGGGGACACTTATTTCCGGCGATCGCCACCGCTGAGCAACTACCGGATTACCAAATTGAATGGCTGGGGGTGCCCGATCGCCTCGAAACCCGTTTAGTACCGAGCCAATACCCCCTTCATACGATCGCCGTTGAGGGCTTTCAGCAACGGTTTGGCTTAGGAACCCTGCGAATTTTTAGTCGGCTGGTTGGGTCGATTTTTGAAGTGCGGCAACTGCTCAAGCAAGGGCAATTTCAAGGGGTGTTCACAACTGGGGGCTATATTGCGGCTCCGGCTATTTTGGCGGCGCGATCGCTGGGATTGCCCGCCATTTTGCATGAGTCAAATGCCTTTCCTGGTAAGGTAACGCGATGGTTAAGCCCGTGGTGTAGCGTTGTGGCATTGGGGTTTGAAGCGTCTGCCGCTTACTTGAGAAGTGCCCGTAGTGTTTGTGTTGGGACTCCTGTGCGATCGCAGTTTCGGAGTCTTCATCAAGCTAGTCTCAGCGACCTCCCCATTCCAGAAGGGGTGCCACTGTTGGTTGTCGTCGGTGGCAGTCAGGGAGCCGTTGCGGTTAATCAGTTCGTGCGGCAAGCTGCCCCTGCCTGGCTCGAAGAAGGCATCTGGTTAGTGCATCTAACGGGAGAAAATGACCCTGATGTGAAAAGCTTGAGCCATCCCCACTATCTAGCACTCCCTTTTTATAACAATATGGCAGGGCTGTTACAGCGAGCTAACCTGGTGCTCAGTCGAGCCGGAGCAGGCAGTCTGACCGAAATTGCAGTGACTCAAACTCCCTCGATTTTGATTCCCTATCCCTTTGCAGCGGATGACCACCAAACTTACAACGCAGCTGTTTTTGCCGCTGCTGGGGCTGCCTGTGTTTATCGTCAGGCAGACTTGACCGCAACCAAGCTACAAGAGAAGGTACTGAACTTGCTGCGATCGCCCGAAAAGCTACAAACCATGACCGAAGCCGCCGGAAAATTAGCCATTCCCGACAGCGCAGAACGTTTGGCAACCCTGGTGAGGCAGACGATAACTTGA
- the trpA gene encoding tryptophan synthase subunit alpha, whose amino-acid sequence MISVSDCMEKLRDRGQCALIPFITAGDPDLDTTAKALQILDRNGADLIELGVPYSDPLADGPVIQAAATRALQRGTKLEHVLEMLRSVRDQIAAPIILFTYYNPILNRGFETFFQDIVAAGVNGLVVPDLPLEEVEGLLRHATKAGVEVILLVAPTSSKERIGAIATQSQGFIYLVSVTGVTGMRTQVGNRVQELLMELRSVSDKPVGVGFGISQPEQARQVMEWGADAVIVGSAFVKRMAEGSPTEGLKAIETFCRSLKAAISE is encoded by the coding sequence ATGATTTCTGTTTCTGACTGCATGGAAAAACTGCGCGATCGCGGTCAGTGCGCGTTGATTCCCTTCATTACGGCTGGTGATCCTGATTTAGACACAACTGCCAAGGCATTGCAAATTCTTGACCGCAATGGAGCAGACTTGATTGAGTTGGGTGTTCCTTACTCGGATCCACTAGCGGATGGACCCGTTATTCAAGCGGCAGCAACGCGCGCGCTGCAACGGGGTACCAAGTTAGAGCATGTGTTGGAGATGCTGCGTTCAGTTCGTGACCAGATCGCAGCCCCTATAATTCTGTTTACCTATTACAATCCCATCCTCAATCGCGGCTTTGAAACCTTCTTTCAAGACATTGTTGCTGCCGGGGTCAATGGTTTGGTCGTGCCTGATCTGCCTCTAGAGGAGGTAGAGGGGCTGTTGCGTCACGCGACCAAGGCAGGCGTCGAAGTGATTTTATTGGTAGCTCCAACCAGTTCAAAAGAGCGAATTGGGGCGATCGCCACCCAATCTCAAGGATTCATCTATTTGGTCAGCGTCACCGGAGTAACGGGTATGCGAACCCAGGTTGGCAATCGGGTTCAAGAACTGCTGATGGAGTTACGCAGTGTTAGCGACAAACCCGTTGGGGTTGGTTTTGGCATTTCTCAGCCAGAGCAAGCGCGACAAGTGATGGAATGGGGAGCCGATGCGGTGATTGTCGGCAGTGCCTTTGTTAAACGCATGGCAGAGGGTAGCCCTACTGAAGGGCTAAAGGCGATCGAAACTTTTTGTCGCAGTCTAAAGGCAGCTATTTCAGAGTAG
- a CDS encoding NAD(P)H-quinone oxidoreductase subunit N yields the protein MALIITGKQFVRDLESAGALGVYVPLEGGHEGRYQRRLRAAGYGMLHITARGLGDLSSYLLDVHGVRPPHLGKKDIGQGAAVGARYYLPPMALYQLEQLPSTSKGLVIWLIEGTILSRQELEFLTNLPKTQPRLKVVVEMGGERSFKWQPLRSVLAAA from the coding sequence ATGGCACTGATTATTACTGGTAAACAATTTGTCCGTGACTTAGAGAGCGCAGGAGCCTTAGGTGTTTACGTTCCGCTTGAGGGGGGTCACGAAGGGCGTTATCAGCGGCGTTTACGGGCAGCGGGCTACGGCATGTTGCACATCACCGCCCGTGGTTTAGGAGATTTATCGTCCTATTTGTTAGATGTACACGGTGTTCGTCCGCCTCACCTCGGTAAAAAAGACATCGGTCAAGGGGCAGCGGTTGGGGCAAGATATTATTTGCCACCGATGGCACTTTATCAGCTAGAGCAACTGCCTTCTACTTCAAAGGGACTAGTGATTTGGCTGATTGAGGGCACAATTTTGTCTCGTCAAGAGCTAGAGTTTCTAACGAATCTGCCCAAAACTCAGCCTCGCTTGAAGGTCGTAGTTGAGATGGGAGGCGAGCGCAGTTTTAAGTGGCAACCATTGCGCAGTGTTTTAGCGGCTGCTTAA
- a CDS encoding DUF928 domain-containing protein — MSHRSSRNLQVATHLLLSIVLLSGFPLGAMAQEYIPPDRGAPGRREGGGTRGNCLRGEPPLIALIPNTNFGTTLEARPTFYWHVPPTNSPLAEFVLLDAEDNEVYRTTFQLSGNPGIMAFSLKDQADAPDLEVGKDYHWYFSLICDPGDRSGDIFAEGWIQRIAPPANLTNQLASTPAGDRATLFAQSGIWYDALNSLAILRQSQPRDPDVATQWTTLLRSVGLDAIANQPFLN, encoded by the coding sequence ATGTCTCATCGTTCTTCTCGCAATCTTCAGGTTGCTACGCATCTGCTGCTATCGATTGTGTTGTTGAGTGGTTTCCCCCTGGGGGCAATGGCTCAAGAGTATATTCCACCCGATCGGGGCGCGCCAGGACGACGAGAAGGGGGCGGAACTCGTGGAAACTGCCTCCGAGGTGAACCCCCGCTGATTGCCTTAATTCCCAATACAAACTTTGGCACCACACTAGAAGCTCGTCCCACGTTTTATTGGCATGTTCCCCCCACCAATAGCCCTTTGGCAGAGTTTGTGCTGTTGGATGCCGAGGACAATGAGGTCTATCGAACGACCTTCCAACTCAGCGGCAACCCTGGCATTATGGCGTTTTCGTTGAAGGATCAAGCTGATGCGCCTGATCTAGAAGTTGGAAAAGATTACCACTGGTACTTTTCGCTCATCTGTGACCCTGGCGATCGCTCTGGTGATATTTTTGCCGAGGGGTGGATTCAGCGAATTGCCCCTCCCGCCAACTTAACCAATCAACTGGCTAGCACCCCGGCGGGCGATCGCGCTACCCTGTTTGCCCAATCGGGCATCTGGTACGACGCACTCAACAGTCTGGCTATTTTGCGCCAGAGCCAACCCCGCGACCCCGACGTCGCCACTCAGTGGACGACTTTATTGCGATCAGTCGGTCTGGATGCGATCGCTAATCAGCCTTTTCTAAATTAA
- the ndhL gene encoding NAD(P)H-quinone oxidoreductase subunit L codes for MPIPLTLLLYVILGGTYLVVLPALTFFYLRGRWYTASSVERLLMYFLVFLLFPGLALLSPFLNFRPQRRQLPS; via the coding sequence ATGCCTATTCCCCTGACTCTTCTGTTATATGTCATCTTGGGTGGAACCTATCTCGTCGTTCTGCCAGCTCTGACCTTCTTTTATCTCAGAGGTCGCTGGTATACTGCCAGTTCTGTAGAGCGTCTATTGATGTACTTTTTAGTATTTCTCTTGTTCCCAGGTCTGGCATTGTTGTCTCCCTTCCTCAACTTCCGTCCTCAGCGGCGACAGTTGCCCTCCTAA
- a CDS encoding DUF3007 family protein produces the protein MRRIDVIGIGLGIFIAGGVVYGFFKAVGLDSVDAGIWSQVILVGGLVGWLLTYLFRAVTQNMTYNQQLKDYEDAVLQKRLEEMTPEELAALQAEVEQEKRALKQTKDEG, from the coding sequence ATGCGGCGCATTGATGTAATTGGTATTGGTCTTGGTATTTTCATAGCAGGCGGAGTCGTCTACGGGTTCTTCAAAGCAGTTGGGCTAGATAGCGTCGATGCTGGAATCTGGAGTCAGGTGATTTTGGTCGGAGGATTGGTGGGTTGGCTGCTCACCTATCTGTTTCGCGCAGTGACCCAAAATATGACCTATAATCAACAACTCAAAGACTATGAAGATGCCGTGCTGCAAAAACGGCTCGAAGAGATGACCCCCGAAGAACTCGCTGCACTTCAAGCCGAAGTTGAGCAAGAAAAACGGGCACTGAAGCAAACAAAGGATGAAGGATGA
- the ldpA gene encoding circadian clock protein LdpA, translating into MTNLYYPLRSLREGNWFKLICGASFQHLPAVRNLTLAYALAGVDCIDVAADPAVISSAREALSVASELRDAARLRGYAAQETPWLMMSLNDGEDPHFRKAEFDAVHCPADCPRPCESICPAQAITFNNIAAEPGPGVIDSRCYGCGRCLLVCPFERITTRSYVSSPTAIASTVLQEIDAVEIHTQVGRLDDFRRLWGAIAPHVARLKLVAVSCPDGEGLIDYLRTIYHLISPIACPVIWQTDGRPMSGDIGDGATHAAVRLGQKVLAANLPGYVQLAGGTNGYTVQKLRSLDLLNTAAFSSHASNSKMPDREAANQPSVQEQLSLRTDSFTPPRYIAGIAYGSYARTLLSPVLEQLESGSKAGASSHPAHQSNAQLESNPALLWHAVDLAHSLVSQLKSPQLQEQVMTT; encoded by the coding sequence GTGACTAACTTGTACTACCCCTTACGATCTTTAAGGGAGGGTAACTGGTTCAAGCTGATTTGTGGAGCTAGTTTTCAACACCTCCCTGCCGTTCGGAATCTCACTTTAGCGTATGCATTGGCTGGCGTTGATTGTATTGACGTAGCGGCAGACCCTGCTGTCATTTCGTCAGCTCGTGAGGCGTTGAGTGTTGCCAGTGAGCTACGGGACGCTGCTCGGTTGCGAGGCTATGCTGCTCAGGAAACGCCCTGGTTGATGATGAGTTTGAATGATGGGGAAGACCCTCATTTCCGTAAAGCTGAGTTTGACGCGGTGCACTGCCCTGCCGACTGTCCTCGTCCTTGTGAGTCGATCTGTCCTGCACAGGCGATTACTTTCAACAATATTGCTGCTGAACCTGGCCCTGGGGTGATTGATAGCCGCTGTTATGGTTGTGGTCGTTGTTTATTAGTGTGTCCGTTTGAGCGCATCACGACCCGCTCCTATGTTTCTAGCCCAACGGCGATCGCTTCAACGGTTTTGCAAGAAATTGATGCGGTTGAAATTCACACCCAAGTTGGTCGGTTGGATGATTTTAGGCGACTGTGGGGGGCGATCGCTCCTCATGTGGCACGACTCAAGTTAGTTGCCGTGAGCTGCCCTGATGGGGAAGGTTTGATTGATTATCTCCGGACAATTTATCATCTCATCTCACCAATTGCGTGTCCTGTAATCTGGCAAACCGACGGCAGACCCATGAGCGGTGATATTGGGGATGGTGCGACGCATGCGGCTGTGAGATTAGGGCAAAAAGTGTTGGCAGCAAACTTGCCGGGATATGTGCAATTAGCAGGTGGAACCAATGGTTACACGGTTCAAAAATTGAGGTCACTTGACCTGTTAAATACAGCGGCATTTTCTAGTCACGCATCAAATAGCAAAATGCCAGATCGTGAGGCAGCAAATCAGCCGTCAGTTCAGGAGCAATTATCTCTAAGAACAGACAGCTTTACGCCCCCTCGTTACATCGCTGGGATTGCCTATGGTAGCTATGCCAGAACTTTGTTGTCGCCAGTTTTGGAGCAGTTAGAGTCCGGCAGCAAAGCAGGTGCTTCATCTCATCCGGCTCATCAATCTAATGCTCAGTTAGAAAGTAATCCAGCTCTTTTGTGGCACGCCGTTGATTTAGCCCATTCCCTTGTATCCCAACTCAAATCTCCTCAACTTCAGGAGCAGGTTATGACTACTTAA
- a CDS encoding nuclear transport factor 2 family protein has product MLTGGSVAQAQTESSNAPPPEVATTVAQIDAAANQRNLDGVMQFFGRNFVHADGLTRSRYEDALQDLWERYPVLTYQTEINTWQQEGAAIVYETTTTITGTQVINGQDFALNSTMRSRQRLENGRIVRQETLSEQSRVTTGENPPTVDMQLPEQVMIGRSFNFDAIVQEPLGTRLLLGSAIEEPINTNQYFTAAPVDLELLSAGGLFKVGRAPALPDSRWISAVIIREDGITLETRRLRVVGRE; this is encoded by the coding sequence GTGCTCACTGGTGGATCGGTTGCCCAGGCTCAAACCGAAAGCTCTAACGCTCCACCCCCCGAAGTTGCAACGACTGTCGCTCAAATCGATGCAGCTGCGAATCAGCGAAACCTGGACGGGGTGATGCAATTTTTTGGTCGCAACTTTGTCCATGCGGATGGGTTGACTCGGAGCCGCTATGAGGACGCATTGCAAGATTTGTGGGAGCGATATCCCGTATTGACCTATCAAACCGAAATCAATACCTGGCAACAAGAGGGAGCAGCGATTGTCTATGAAACGACAACCACGATTACAGGTACCCAGGTGATTAATGGGCAAGACTTTGCGTTGAACTCGACCATGCGATCGCGCCAACGGTTAGAAAATGGACGGATTGTTCGTCAGGAGACCCTATCTGAGCAAAGCCGAGTTACGACTGGTGAAAATCCACCTACGGTTGATATGCAGCTTCCAGAACAGGTGATGATTGGGCGTAGCTTTAACTTTGATGCGATCGTTCAGGAACCGCTGGGAACTCGCTTGCTGCTGGGTAGTGCGATCGAGGAACCAATTAATACAAATCAATATTTCACTGCTGCACCTGTTGATTTAGAACTGCTCTCTGCGGGTGGTCTGTTTAAGGTGGGTCGCGCTCCTGCCCTGCCGGATAGTCGCTGGATTTCAGCCGTTATCATTCGTGAAGACGGCATTACACTTGAAACCCGTCGATTACGGGTGGTGGGTCGTGAATAG
- a CDS encoding R3H domain-containing nucleic acid-binding protein translates to MYITDDLNQLLEILPEEIRLRLESHPQKNALIEVVLDLGRRPEARFPNQAEYLSETPISSGDLRYCIDRIGHFSGDNRAGIEKTLHRISAIRNRMGEVIGLTCRVGRAVYGTIGMIRDLVETGKSILMLGRPGVGKTTALREIARVLADELNKRVVIIDTSNEIAGDGDVPHPAIGRARRMQVARPELQHQVMIEAVENHMPEVIVIDEIGTELEAMAARTIAERGVQLVGTAHGNRIENLMKNPTLSDLVGGIQSVTLGDEEARRRGSQKSVLERKAPPTFDIAVEMLERHKWVVHENVSDTVDMLLRGRQPNPQLRTVDSAGNVSITREAPTPPNRSFANSEARAASPLSQGSLSSRESSRGGGGWRMSGQMTPLPSYTRNELGGPLPNEPLSLAPYQPAEGQNFDRLLNESFENPFSQDDLEPFADIPAAGPNGEDLPLHVYPYAVSRHMVDQIIRTMNLPIVLTKDVDSADTVLALRSHIKNHSKLRHMAKSRQLAIYTVKANNMPQIIRALQRMLRIDTRSQEEPVNLSLFSQSGDEDELEALEEARLAVEQIVIPKGQPVELLPRSAKVRKMQHELVEHYRLKSSSFGEEPNRRLRIYPA, encoded by the coding sequence ATTTATATTACCGACGACCTGAATCAGTTGTTGGAGATTTTGCCTGAAGAGATTCGCCTACGCTTGGAGTCACATCCTCAAAAAAACGCCTTGATTGAGGTGGTGCTTGATTTGGGGCGACGACCCGAAGCTCGATTTCCTAATCAAGCCGAGTATCTCTCTGAAACGCCTATCTCATCAGGAGACTTACGCTATTGTATCGATCGCATTGGTCACTTTAGTGGTGACAATCGGGCGGGCATTGAAAAAACGCTGCATCGGATCAGTGCCATTCGCAATCGTATGGGCGAAGTAATTGGGCTAACGTGCCGTGTGGGGCGGGCTGTATACGGCACCATCGGCATGATTCGTGACTTAGTTGAGACAGGCAAGTCGATTTTGATGTTGGGTCGTCCGGGTGTGGGGAAAACAACCGCACTGCGTGAAATCGCACGAGTGCTTGCCGATGAACTCAATAAGCGGGTCGTGATTATTGACACCTCTAATGAAATTGCCGGAGATGGAGACGTGCCGCATCCAGCGATCGGGCGGGCACGCCGGATGCAGGTGGCGCGTCCTGAGTTGCAACACCAAGTCATGATTGAGGCGGTGGAAAACCACATGCCTGAAGTAATTGTGATTGATGAGATTGGCACCGAACTGGAAGCCATGGCAGCTCGTACGATCGCTGAACGAGGCGTGCAATTGGTCGGCACTGCCCACGGTAACCGGATTGAGAACTTGATGAAGAACCCTACCCTGTCCGATCTGGTAGGGGGTATTCAATCAGTGACGTTGGGTGACGAAGAGGCGCGTCGTCGAGGCAGTCAAAAGAGTGTATTAGAGCGGAAAGCACCCCCTACCTTTGATATCGCAGTAGAGATGTTAGAGCGGCATAAGTGGGTAGTGCACGAAAACGTCTCAGACACGGTCGATATGTTGTTGCGAGGACGGCAACCCAATCCACAGCTGAGAACGGTAGATAGTGCTGGAAACGTCTCAATTACCCGTGAGGCACCGACTCCTCCTAACCGCAGCTTCGCCAATAGCGAGGCGCGTGCAGCTTCGCCGTTATCGCAAGGGTCACTATCTTCTCGTGAATCGAGCCGAGGAGGTGGTGGTTGGCGTATGTCCGGGCAGATGACTCCGTTGCCCTCTTACACCCGTAACGAATTGGGAGGGCCGTTACCTAATGAACCTCTGTCACTCGCTCCCTATCAACCTGCTGAGGGACAAAACTTCGATCGATTGCTGAATGAATCCTTTGAGAACCCCTTTTCACAGGATGATCTGGAGCCGTTTGCAGATATTCCGGCCGCCGGTCCCAATGGAGAAGACTTGCCGCTGCATGTTTACCCCTATGCGGTCAGCCGGCACATGGTCGATCAAATCATCCGCACCATGAATTTGCCGATTGTGCTGACGAAGGATGTGGATAGTGCGGACACCGTACTAGCGTTGCGATCGCACATCAAGAACCATTCCAAACTGCGGCACATGGCAAAAAGCCGACAACTTGCCATCTACACCGTTAAAGCCAACAACATGCCCCAAATCATTCGGGCGTTGCAGCGGATGTTGCGGATCGACACGCGCAGTCAAGAGGAACCTGTCAATCTCAGCTTGTTTTCTCAGAGTGGCGATGAGGATGAGCTAGAAGCCTTAGAAGAAGCTCGCCTCGCCGTTGAGCAAATTGTGATTCCCAAAGGGCAACCTGTGGAATTGCTGCCGCGATCGGCAAAGGTTCGCAAGATGCAACATGAGTTGGTAGAACACTATCGCCTCAAGTCATCCAGCTTTGGAGAAGAACCGAATCGTCGCTTACGAATTTATCCTGCATAA
- a CDS encoding DUF928 domain-containing protein yields MSRPIPPLNLSYRVVLHVALILGTILGGLPLAAIAQTYNPPTDIGLPGRREGGGTRGCWRSDSTISSTDRLTALVPAQNFGYTSTNYPTFFVYVPQFYAENAVAAEFILSDEDDNELYKATFQTARTSGIMSLSLPANANLPPLEVGKNYHWSFALICEMSDRSADVVVDSWIQRIEPSTTLQSELQQASLEQRPTIYAQQGIWYDAISSLATLRSQTGGPVPASQWVNLLNSVGLVHITRETPIERINLSQSSQTPNLEQ; encoded by the coding sequence ATGTCTCGACCTATCCCTCCTCTCAACCTGTCCTACCGTGTAGTCCTACATGTTGCGCTTATCTTAGGCACGATCTTGGGTGGCTTACCATTGGCTGCCATCGCACAGACCTACAACCCTCCGACGGATATCGGGTTACCAGGACGACGCGAAGGAGGCGGTACGCGAGGCTGCTGGCGCAGTGACTCTACAATTTCTTCAACCGATCGCCTCACCGCTCTGGTGCCTGCCCAAAACTTCGGCTACACCTCAACCAACTACCCCACATTCTTTGTCTACGTACCTCAGTTCTACGCTGAAAACGCCGTTGCCGCTGAGTTTATCTTAAGTGATGAAGACGATAACGAGTTGTATAAAGCCACCTTCCAAACGGCAAGAACATCGGGCATTATGAGCCTGAGTCTACCAGCTAACGCCAATCTCCCTCCCCTCGAAGTGGGTAAGAATTATCACTGGAGTTTTGCGCTCATTTGCGAAATGAGCGATCGCTCCGCTGATGTTGTAGTAGACAGTTGGATTCAGCGTATCGAACCCAGTACAACCTTACAGTCCGAGCTACAGCAGGCAAGCTTAGAGCAACGTCCAACTATCTACGCCCAGCAGGGAATCTGGTACGATGCGATCAGTAGTCTTGCAACACTCCGTTCTCAAACGGGTGGTCCGGTTCCTGCCTCTCAGTGGGTCAATTTGTTAAATTCAGTCGGCTTAGTTCACATTACTCGTGAAACTCCCATTGAGCGAATCAATCTCAGCCAGAGTAGCCAGACCCCCAATTTAGAGCAGTAG
- the rplC gene encoding 50S ribosomal protein L3: protein MSVGILGTKLGMTQVFDEAGKAIPVTVVHAGPCTVTQIKTPQTDGYSAIQVGYGETTTKALNKPELGHLAKSQAAPLRHLQEYRLDSVDGFELGQQIKADTFSSGQIVDVIGTSIGRGFAGYQKRHNFKRGPMAHGSKNHRLPGSTGAGTTPGRVYPGKRMAGRLGGSRVTVRKLTVVRVDAERNLLLIQGAVPGKPGALLNIVPAKTVGRSK, encoded by the coding sequence GTGTCCGTTGGCATTCTCGGCACAAAACTCGGAATGACTCAAGTGTTTGACGAAGCAGGAAAAGCAATTCCTGTAACGGTCGTTCACGCGGGTCCATGCACCGTCACTCAAATCAAAACTCCTCAGACAGATGGTTACTCTGCGATCCAGGTTGGCTATGGTGAAACCACCACAAAGGCCCTGAACAAGCCTGAGTTAGGTCACCTGGCAAAATCGCAAGCAGCACCTCTACGGCACTTGCAGGAATATCGTCTGGATAGTGTGGATGGATTTGAGCTGGGTCAGCAAATTAAAGCTGACACCTTTTCATCGGGTCAGATTGTAGACGTAATCGGAACTAGCATCGGTCGCGGTTTCGCTGGCTATCAAAAACGCCACAATTTCAAACGTGGACCAATGGCACACGGTTCTAAAAACCACCGCTTACCTGGTTCTACAGGTGCAGGAACCACTCCAGGGCGTGTATACCCTGGCAAGAGAATGGCAGGTCGGCTAGGTGGTAGCCGAGTCACGGTTCGTAAGTTAACTGTCGTTAGGGTAGATGCTGAACGCAACCTTCTACTCATTCAAGGTGCGGTTCCCGGCAAGCCAGGTGCTCTGCTCAATATTGTGCCTGCTAAAACCGTTGGACGATCTAAGTAA